DNA from Serinibacter salmoneus:
TGGGGCATGGCACGCACGCTGCTCACCGATGATCTGCTGGCCCGCATCCACGATCGTGCCGCGCACCACGACGCGGAGAACACCTTCCCCCACGAGGACCTGGCCGACCTCGCCGACGCCGGGTACCTACGCGCCTTCGTCCCCGAGGACATGGGAGGATCCGGCTTCACGCTGCAGGAGGTGGCTTCCGAGCAGCAGCGCCTCGCGGCGGCCGCCCCCGCGACCGCGCTGGCCGTGAACATGCATCTGGTGGTCACCGGTCTCGCAGCGGCCCTGCACCGCACCGGGGACGCGACCACCGACTTCATCCTGCGGGATGCGGCCGCAGGTGAGGTCTACGCCTTCGGCAACTCCGAAGCCGGCAACGACTGGGTGATGTTCGACTCCCGCACCCGGGCCGAACCCGACGGCGAGGGCGGCTACCGGTACTGGGGCACCAAGATCTTCACCTCCCTCAGCCCGGTGTGGACGCGGCTGGCGACCTTCGGGCGCGATGACAGCGACCCGGAGAACCCGCTGCTCGTGCACGGCGTCGTCACCCGTGAGGGCACCGAGAGCCGCGGGGACTGGGACACGCTGGGGATGCGCGCCACCCGATCGGAGTCCACCGTGCTCGCGGGCGCGCACGCACCCGCGGCCCGGGTCTACCGGCGCCTGGCCCCCGGGCCCAACTCTGATCCGTTCACCTTCGCGCTGTTCACCACGTTCGAGGTGCTGCTGGCCGCCGTGTACACCGGCATCGGTGCCCGTGGCCTGGAGCTGGCCGCCCAGGCCGTGCAGCGCCGTACTTCGATGCGCACCGGGGCGAGCTACGCCGTCGACCCCGACATCCGGTGGAAGATCGCCGATGCCGCCCTACTGCAGGACTCCTCCGTGCTACAGGTGCGGGCCCTGGCGCGGGATGTGGACGAGGGGTACCCGCACGGCGCGCGGTGGTTCGCCCAGGTCGTGGGGCTGAAGGTGAGGGCGGTGGAGAACGCCCGCGCCGTGGTCGACATCGCCTTCCGCGTCAGCGGTGGTGCCGGGTACTCCGCCGGGAACGAACTGTCCCGGTTGTACCGGGACGTGCTCGCGGGGATCTTCCATCCCAGCGATGAGGAGTCCGCGCACGCCACCGTCGCCTCCTCGATCCTGGGGCCGTTGCCCTAGACCGGGCCACGCTGGGTCCCGCGAGACCGTGCCTCCTGCGCCGAGGCCGTGCCCGCACGGTACGGTCTCGGCGCTTCCGCACGGAGACCGTGGCCTACTGCCAGCCCAGGTCGGCCACCAGCCGCGGTAGCCCGTCCAGCGCCAGGAGCCTGGCCGCCTCCCAGTCGTGACCGCCGGGGACCACGTGGAGCTCGACATCGGCACCCGCCGCCAGCAGCGCCTCTGCGATCTGCTCACCCTCCCCAGTGCCGTCCACCGAGGGAATCCCCAGGTAGATCGGCATGCCGTCCAGGTCGCCCGCAGCGGCGATCACCGGGAGCGGGGAGGCCGCGGCCAGCGCCTCGGGGTCCCCGCGGACGACGGCCGCCTCGGGAGTGAGGTAGGGCATGATCGAGAGGATCCCGCCGAACTCCCCCAGGCCCTCGCCGAGGCCGATAGTCAGGGCGCCCAGGCCCCCGGCGCTCATCCCACCGATGACCTGTTGATCGGCTGCCGCCCGCACGGGCAGGTGGTCGGCGGCCCAGGAACGCACGTCCTGGGTGAAGAACGTGGCCCGCTGCGGGCCCTCGCCTGGGTAGTTCACCGGTTCCGAGGCGCGGCCGAGATCCATGTCCGGGGCCAGCACGATCATCGCCGGCAGCGCACCAGTGGAGATCAAATCGTCCAGCGCGCCGTCGAGGTCGGCGGCACCGAACCAGTCCGAGGCGTAGCCGGGGGATCCGTGCATGAGGTACGCGATCGGGTAGTCCTCCTGGGCACCCTGGCTGTACCCGGGCGGCAGGTAGACGAACGAGTCGGCGTCGGGCACACCGGGGCTCGTGGAGGGGATCATCACCTCCACCACCGACCCACGCTCGTTCGTGGTGGCGCGCACCGGCCGGACCCTCTCACCCGGCGGCAGTGGATCGGGGTCGGCGCCGAAGGCCGCCTGCAGGAGGAGGCCCACCGAGCGCCAACTGGTGAAGTATCCGCTGCTGGCACCCCCGATGCCCATCAGTGCGACGGTGACGGCGAGCACGGCGGCAAGCCACCATCCCAGGCTGCGCGCGACGCGGCGCTCAGGGGACCGGCGCACCGCCCGGATCGCCAGCCACAGGAAGACGACTGCCAGGAGGATCGCCACCACCACGGCAGCCCAGATCTGCCACACGCTCGAGACCACCGACCCATTATCGGCACCGTCACGAGCACATGCCGTACCGAGGCGTTGGTTTGATTAGGCTCGTGGCATCCGACGAAGGAGCACCTGTGGTCCAGCGCCAACTCCCCGACCTCCGTGAGCTCAGCGAGCTCATCCGCCTGCGCCCGTTCGACCCGGACGGCACCCGCCGCCGACTCGCCAAGGCCCTCACCGTCGCCGATCTGCGCGATCTCGCCATGCGCCGCACGCCCCGGTCGGTCTTCGACTACACCGATGGCGCAGCGGAGGCGGAGATCTCACTGCGCCGTGCCCGCCGCACCTTCGCGAACCTCGAGTTCCACCCCGCGATCCTGCAGGACGTCAGTCAGGTGGACACCACCACCGACATGCTCGGCACGCGCGCCGCGCTCCCGTTCTCCTTCGCCCCCACCGGATTCACCCGGATGATGCACACCGAGGGTGAGTCCGCCGTGGCACGGGTGGCCGAGCGCCATGGCATCCCCTACGCCCTGTCCACGATGGGCACCACCTCGATCGAGGACGTCGCGGCTGCCGCACCGGGCGCCCGCAAATGGTTCCAGTTGTACGTGTGGCGCGACCGGTCGCGCGGCGAGGACCTCATGGCGCGCGCCAAGGCGGCGGGCTTCGACGCGCTGCAGCTCACGGTGGACGTCCCCGTTGCCGGTGCCCGGCACCGGGACACCCGCAACGGCTTCGCGATCCCCCCGCAACTGTCCCTGAGGACGATCGCCGACGGCGCGATGCACCCGAACTGGTGGATCGACCTGGTCACCACGCCACCGCTGGAGTTCGCCTCCCTGGACTCCTGGGACGGGACCGTGGGTGAGCTCTTGGACTCCCTCTTCGACCCCACGATGACCATGGCGGACCTGGAGTGGCTGCGGGAGAACTGGGACGGCCCTCTGGTCATCAAGGGCATCCAGACCCTTGCGGACGCCAAGAAGGTCAGCGCCGCCGGGGCCGATGCCGTGGTGCTCTCCAACCACGGCGGGAGACAGTTGGACCGCGCACCCGTGCCCCTGCGCCTCGTCCCGCAGGTGCGCGAGGCGATCGGTGAGCGCACGCAGGTCTGGGTCGACACGGGCATCATGTCCGGCGGCGACATCGTGGCGGCGATCGCCCTGGGCGCGCACGCGACCATGGTGGGCCGCGCCTACCTGTACGGCCTGATGGCGGGCGGCGAGCGGGGCGTGGAACGCGCCGTGGAGATCCTCTCCGGGGAGATCCGCCGCACGATGACGTTGCTCGGAGTGAACGCCATCGAGGACCTGAACCCCGGTCACGTCACGCTGCGCTGACTCGGAGCGCTCTCTGCCGCGGTCGTCGCGAACACCGGCTTCCGCCGACGCCCTGGTGAGCGGCGGCTGGTGCGGGTCACGATGGGGAGATGACCACCTCATCGATGCCCCCAGGACCTGTGGCCACCTCCGCCGACCGGCTGCGTCAAGTCACCCTGGTCGTGGTGGGCGCGGCCGCCATGGCAGTCGCAGCGTGGGGCGCCGGTGCCTTCGGCGGCCAGGAGATCCAGAACGCCGCCAGCGGTGCGCTGGCGGCCGATGCCACCGTCCTGGCCCCCGGCACCGGGGCGTTCCGGGTCTGGAGCGTGATCTATCTCGCGCTGATCGTGACCGTGATCCTGCAGGCGCTCCCCTCACGGGCCGCACTGCCGCTGCACCGCACCCTGGGGTGGTGGGTCCTGGCCTCGCTGGTCCTCAACGCCGCGTGGATCAGCGCGGCGCAACTCGGCCTGCTCGGGCTGACCGTGCCGATCATCGGCGCGCTGGTCGCCGTGCTGGCACGCTGCCTGGTCCTGCTGCGCGCTCGGCCGGCGGCGCCACGCCTGGACTCCCTGATCGTGGGCACCACGGTGGGCCTGTACCTGGGATGGGTGTGTGTGGCGACCGTGGCCAACGTGACGGCCGTGCTCGCCTTCTCCTCGTGGGACCTGTCGTTCCTGCCCGAGGGGGTGTGGGTCACGGTGGTCCTGGCAGTGGCCGCCGCCGTGTGCGGGGTCACCGCCCTGGCTGCGGGTCAGCGCGCCGTGGCGATCGGCGTCACCCTTACCTCCACCTGGGGCCTGGTGTGGATCGCGATCGGCCGGCTCACCGCGGGGCCCGACTCCACCATCACGGTCGTCGTGGCCCTCGCGGCAGCCGCCGTCGTGCTCCTGCTCGGGGCCCTCGGGGCGGTGCGTGCCCCGAGGCCCGCTACTGCGCCGAGTCCTCGCGCTTGACGGCGGAGATCTCGAGCTCGAGCGAGATGCGCTCGGAGACCAACACGCCGCCGGTGTCCAGGGCCACGTTCCACTCCAGCCCGAAATCGCGCCGGTTGAGCCTGCGGGAGCCCTCGAATCCCGCGCGCAGCGCGCCGGTGGCGTCCCGGTGCACCCCGATGAGGGTGACGGGGATCATCACCTGCCGGGTGATGTCGCGGATGCGCAGGTCACCGGTGACGGCGTAGGCGCTGTCCTCGACCTCCTCGATCGCGGTGGAGGTGAACTCGATCGTGGGCCACACGTCCACGTCGAAGAAGTCCGCGCTGCGCAGGTGCGCATCGCGCTGGGAGTTGCGGGTGTCGATGCTGGCCACCTGCACCACCACGTGCGCACTGGAGGCCGACAGGTCCTCAGGATCCACCACGAGGTGCCCCGTGACCTCGTTGAATGCCCCGCGCACCGACGTCACCATCGCATGCCGCGCGGAGAACCCGATCCGGGTGTGCGCGGGATCGAAGTCCCACTCCCCCGCCAACATCCCCACGTTGTCGTCCATCTGTTCTTTCCTTCCCCATACGTCCGCGCCGCTGCGTGCGACGGGTGCAACCCCGGCCTGCCGAACCTACCCGGTCCAGCGCGTCGGCGCAGCGAGAACCGCTCGCAGCACCTCCCTCGCCCCACCGATCAGTGCGGCGTGTCCCTCCACCGGCGCACGGTGAAGCGTAATCGGCGCCCATCGGCTCGAGAGCACGGCGTCGTTCAGGCGCGGGGCCACCAGGGGCGCCAGGGCCTCGAAGAGCGGTGCGTAGATCCCGCCGAGGACCACGGCGTCGACGTCCAGGAGATTGAGCGCATCCCCCAGCGCGCGGGCCAGCGCGGTGGCGGTGGTGGCTACGGCCGCCAGCGCGCGCTCATCGCCCCGCTCCAGGGCGGCGGCGACGTCGCCGGGGTCGCCGCTGCTCGGCAGGCCCGCGGCACGCAGCAGTGCGGACCGGCCCGCGTACTGCTCCAGGCATCCGCGGTTCCCACAACTGCACGGTGCGCCATCCGCCTCGACCACGACGTGCCCGATCTCGCCACTCCACCCGTGCTGCCCCTGGTACAGCTCCCGCGCCACCAGGACGGCGGAGCCGATGCCCACGTCCGCGGAGACGTACAGGAACGTCGCCGGGAGCTGAGCGGTCGGCTCGCCGGCCGTCATCCCGGCCCGCATCGGGGTCTGCGCCAGGCCCGCCAGTTTGGCCTCGTTGCGCACCTCGACCTGGATCCCGTCCAAGCCCAGGAGGGGCACGGGGTCCAGGTCGTGCCAGTTCAGGTTGGGGGCCACCTCGAGGCGGCCGGTGTCGGGGCGGACCAGACCCGGAAGCGCGAGCCGCGCCCCACCCACCGCCATCCCGCGCTCGGCGAGGTCCGCGATCATCTCGCGCGCCCGGGTCCCGAGCTCCGCGAGCACCTCGGGCGCGGACCGGCTCGCGGGTGCTGCGGGGCTGACCCAGCGCCGGATCACCGCCCCGGTGAGGTCGACGGCGCAGATCCCCAGGTAGTTGACGTTCACCTCGAGCCCCAGGCCCACCAGCGAGCGCGGGTGCGGCGCCAGGGGGATGGCGGGACGCCCCGCCCGGGTGGGGGCCGCCGGCGGGAGTTCGAGGAGCAATCGGGCTCCCACCAGGGCGTCTACGAGCGTGGAGACGGTGGCCCGGGTGAGTCCCGTGCGCGCGGCGACCTGCGCCCGCGAGATCGGCATCTCGGCGTCGAAGACCGTGCGCAGCACCGTGGAGAGGTTCATCTCCCGCAGGCTGTGCTGGCGCGCGACCGCCGGGGACTCCATTCGACCGAGCCTACTGTCGGTCCAGGTAGTGCGGCGCCGCGCGAGCGTACGCCGCACGCACGGTAGGGGCAGGTGTGGCAGTGGCCGTCGCCCCGACCGGCGCGCTCCAGTTCGGCAGCTCGGCCGGGCCCGCACCCGAGGCCAGCACCCAGGCCGCCTGGCGGGCTGCGCCGTCGGCCACGTACTCCCCGGGCTCCGGCAGGGCGATGTCGATCCCGAGTACGCTCGGGGCGATCTCGCGCATCGCGGGGGATCTCACGGCGCCGCCGACCATGCGTACTGAGCCCACCTCCAGTCCGACGGCGCGCACGGCATCGATCCCGACGCCGAGGCCGCACACGACGGCCTCGAAGGCCGCCCGGGCCAGGTGGGCGGGGGTGTAGTTCTCCAGCGTGATGCCATGCAGCGCCCCGGTCGCGTTCGGCAGGTTCGGGGTGCGCTCACCCTGTAGGTAGGGGACGAGGGTGAGACCGTCGCTGCCCGCCGGGACGCTGAGCGCGAGATCGGCGAGTTGGTGGACGTCGACCCCGAGCAGCGAGCGGGTGGCGTCCAGCACCTGTGCGCAGTTCACGGTGGCCACCAGGGGCAGGTAGTGCCCGGTGGCGTCGGCGAAACCGGCGACCGTCCCGGTGAGGTCCGCGACGGGATCGGCCACGACGGCGCACACCACCCCGGAGGTGCCCACCGAGAGGAGCACATCGCCGGGGCCGAGGCCGAGCGCGAGGGCCGCCGAGGCATTGTCGCCGGCCCCGGGGCCCAGCACGGCGCGTGAGGAGAAGGTGGCGAGTTCACCGACCGCCTCGGTCGGGGCCGCCACCCGCGGCAGGACGATGTCCTCGCGCCCGAAGGCGTGCCGCAGCAGCTCCCGGCGGTAGGCGCCCCGGGAGGCGTCGAAGTAGCCGGTGCCGGAGGCGTCGGAGGTGTCCGTGACCAGGTCACCGATCGCCGTCGACCCCCGCAGTCGCCAGGTGAGGTAGTCGTGCGGCAGGCAGACGGCCGCGACCCGGGCGGCGTTCTCGGGCTCGTGCTCGGCGAGCCAGCGCAGTTTCGTGGCGGTGATCGAGGCGACCGGCACGGTGCCGGTCTCCCGGGCCCAGCGCTCGGCCCCCAGCTCCTCGACCAGGTCGGCGGCCGCCTGCCCGGAGGAGTTGTCGTTCCACAGCATCGCGGGGCGGATCGGCCTGCCCTGCTCATCGAGCGTGACCATGCCGTGCTGCTGCCCGCCCACGCTGACGGCGGCGACGTCCGCCAGCCCCCCGGCCTGCTCGACGGCGACCTGGAGGGCGCGCCACCACGCCTCGGGGTCCACTTGTGTGCCGGCGGGATGGGGCGCGGACCCCGAGCGCACCAGGGCGCCGCTCTCGGCCTCGCGGATCACCACCTTGCAGGACTGGGTCGAGGAGTCGATCCCGGCTACGAGCGTGGGCGTGGTCATGGTCTCGTCCTCCGTCGGCGAGCGTGGTCAGAGTACGGCGAGGTGGTTGCGCCCCCACCGCGAGGTGGTTGCGTCCGCCGGAACCACCTCGCGGCCGGGGGGTCGGGTCAGCCGATGAGGTGCTCGAGGGCGAGCTGGTTCAGCGCCACGTAGTTGGTCTCCCGGGCGCCGGCGGCGTCGGCGTCGAAGTCCTCGAAGGCGCTGCGGTCGGCGAGCAGGTCGGCGATCGACTCCCCGGCGGCCAGGGTGGGCTGCGCGGCCTCGAACACGCCGGCCGCCTCGAAGGCGGCCTGGGTGCGCGGGTCCTCGCGGTAGGCCTTGGCCTTCTCCGCCAGCATCAGGTAGGTGTCGATGTTGGCCTTGGCCGAGGCCCACACGCCGTCGAAACCCTCGGTGCGCGAGGGCTTGTAGTCGAAGTGGCGCGGGCCGGTGTAGGTCGGGCCGCCGTTCGGGAAGCCGTTCTCCAGCAGGTCCACGGTGAAGAACGCCGAGAACAGGTCACCGTGACCGAAGACCAGGTCCTGGTCGTACTTGATGGAGCGCTGCCCGTTGAGGTCGATGTGGAAGAGCTTGCCCGCCCACAGCGCCTGCGCGAGGCCGTGGGTGTAGTTCAGGCCCGCCATCTGCTCGTGCCCGGTCTCGGGGTTCAGGCCCACGATGTCACCGTTCTCGAGCTGTGCGATGAGACCGAGGGCGTGCCCGATGGTCGGCAGGAAGATGTCACCGCGGGGCTCGTTCGGCTTCGGCTCCAGCGCGATGCGCAGGTCGTAGCCCTTCTCCTTGATGTAGGCGGCCACGGTGTCCAGGCCCTCGGCGTAGCGCTCGAGCGCGGAGTGCAGGTCCTTGGAGCCGTCGTACTCGGTGCCCTCGCGCCCGCCCCACATCACGAAGGTGGAGGCGCCGAGCTCGGCGGCCAGGTCCACGTTGCGCAGCACCTTGCGCAGCCCGAAGCGGCGGACGGCGCGGTCGTTGGCGCTGAAGCCGCCGTCCTTGAACACGGGGTGGCTGAAGGTGTTGGTGGTGACCATCTCGATGACGAGGCCGACCTCGTCGGCGGTCTGCTTGAACCGGGCGAGGATCTCCTCGCGCTCGGAGTCCCCGGCGCCGAAGGGCACCACGTCGTCGTCGTGGAAGGTCACGCCCCAGGCGCCGGCCTCCTTCAGCGGGGCCAGGTACTCCCAGGGTGCGAGGTCGGCGCGGGTGGCGTCGCCGAACTGGTCCTTGCCCGCCCAGGCCACGGTCCACAGACCGAAGGAGAACTTGTCCTCGGGGGTTGCTGCACGCACCATCACTGCCTCTTTCGCTCGCAGGTCGCCCTCGACGCCGCGTCTCGCCGTCGAGATTCATTCACCCGTTGAACTTATAGCCTCGTGCGCGTCCCGTCAACGCCGGAGCGCGGCACGTGATCAGCGCAGGGTGAGACCGAAGGTGGCGGCGTCGTCGCCGCCCACGGGCACGAATCCGACCCGCGGGTAGAAGGCGAGCGCTCCCGGATTGGCGCGCGAGGCGGAGGCGTGCAGCCCCTCACAGCCCCGAGCGCGCAGCGCGTCGGCCAGCACGCCGATCAGGACCCGCCCCCATCCCCCGCCCTGCGCCCGCGGGAGCAGGTCGATGTGCAGGTGGGCCGGGTAGCCCACGGGGGCTACGCCGTCGTCCGCCCCACCCTGCCCACGCGAGTAGCCGTAGGCGACCATCGCATCGGACCGCGTGCGCACGGGCGCCGGCCGCGGCCAGCGTGTCGCGCCACGCTGAGACCACCAGGACCCCGCGAACCACGCCTCGAAGGCCGCGGTGTCGTCGGTGCCCACGATGTAGCCGATCGGCGTGTCCTCCTCGTCCGCGAGGACGAAGGCCAGGTCCGGGTGCCGCTCCAGATACGGCAGGAGGAAGAGCTCGGGCAGCAGGTCGTCGTCGAACACCCCGGTCGCATCGCCGCCGCTGTCCCCCGTCAGGACGCAGATCCGGGCGAGGGCGCGATCATCGGTGGGGCGGTAGGGACGCACGGCTGACATGGCGCGAGCATAGGGACTCGCGAGAATCAGCCGGCGGACAGGGGGCTCTCCCGCGGGCGCGCGCTGGCGCCACCCGCCCCGATGGGACTGGATAGGATCGCACGGTGCCGTCCCGATCCGAGAGCGAACGCCACCCCGGCCCACGCGCCGAGCACGGGCAGGGGCAGGACGGCGAGGCCCTGTTCGACCTCCCCCGGGATGCCCACGTCCCCACCCGCCGGGTGATCCTGCTCGCCGGTGCCTCGGGATCGGGCAAGAGCTCCGTGGCGCGGGCCCTCGGCCTCCCGGTCGCCCGCCTGGACGACTTCTACTACGACCACGACGAGCCGGGCTTGCCACGCACGCGCGGCATCGTGGACTGGGACGACGTCGCCACCTGGAACGCCGAGGCCGCGGTGGAGGCGCTCGCTGCCGCGTGCTTCGGCGATCGGCTGATGGCACCCACCTACAGCATCCCGCTCTCCCGGCGCACAGGCCAGGAGAGCATCGACGTCACGGGCGCTCCGGCGCTGCTGGCCGAAGGGATCTTCGCCGCCGAGATCGCGCGGCCGCTGCGCGAGCGCGGACTGCTCGCCGGTGGCTACTACCTGCAGCAGTCCCGGCACCTGACCGCGATGCGCCGATTCGCCCGGGACATCGGGGAGAACCGCAAGCCTCCGCTGGATCTCCTGCGGCGTGGGGCGGCGCTGTGGCGGGACGAACCGAGGATGGTGCGCACCTGGCGTTCGTGCGGCCTGCACCCCCTACCGCGGCAGGGTGCCGAAGAGCACCTGGCGCAACTCATCGCCGACTGAGGCCGCTCAACGCACCACGCGCGGAGAACCGGAGCCCATTCCGGGTGCAGGAGTTCCTCACATGAGGAACACTCGCATAATCCCCCGACGAAAGGCCTCCTGTGTCCTCGCCGCGCGCTACGACCCGAATCCGCCGCACCCGACCGGCCCTGATCGCTGCCTGCACCGCGCTCCTGGCCCTCGCGACCGCCTGCACCCCCGAGGACGGCGAGAGCCCGGACCCCACGCCCTCGGCGGCGCCCGAGGACGCCACCACCGACGGGTCCATCACGGGTGATCTCACCCTGTCCGACCTCGGCCCCGACGGCGATACCACGGTGTTCCCCGGCGGCTCCGCGCAGGCCGCGGTCGACCAGGTCGAGCAGGTCGTCGACCAGGTGCTCGCCGATACCGGGGTGCCGGGTGCCGCCGTCGCGATCGTGACCGGGGATGAGGTGCTCTACACCGGCGGCTTCGGCGTCCGGGACCTCACCACCGGGGAGCCGGTGGATGCCGAGACGGTCTTCCAGATCGCCTCGGTCTCCAAGTCCGTCGGTGCCACCGTGGTGGCCACCCAGGTGACCGACGGTGTCGTCTCCTGGGACGACCCCTCCCACACCTACCTCCCCGAGCTCGAGCTGAGCGATGCGTGGGTCAGCGAGCATGTGACGATCGGTGATCTGTACTCCCACCGCACGGGTCTGCCGCACGCTGCGGGCGACCTCCTGGAGGACATCGGCTACGACCGCACCGAGATCCTGCAGCGCCTCGTGTACCAGCCGCTGAACCCCTTCCGCACCTCCTACGCCTACGCCAACTACGGCACGACCGCGGGCGGCGAGGCCGTGGCCCACGCCGCCGGCACCACGTGGGAGGACCTCTCGCAGGACGCTCTGTACGACCCACTCGGCATGACCTCCACCAGTTCCCGGCACGTGGACTACGAGGCGGCGGCGAACCGCGCCACGCTGCACATGTACCTGGGCGACGGCGAGTTCGAGCACGTCGCCGAGCGGGACCCGGACCCGCAGTCCCCGGCGGGCGGGGTGAGTTCCACCGCGAGCGACCTCGCGCTGTGGTTGCAACTCCTGCTGAACGACGGCGTGGGGCCGCAGGGGCAGGAGCTGATCGCCCCGGAGGCGCTGCAGCCGGCCATCACGCCGCAGTCCTTCTCCGCCCCTGCCTCCGTGCCGCAGGCGCGGTCGGGATCCTACGGCTACGGATTCAACGTGGGCGTCACCGCCGGCGGGCAGCCCAAGCTCAGCCACTCCGGCGCCTTCGTGATCGGCACCGGCACCTCCTTCGTGGTGCTGCCGGGCCTGGACGTGGCCGTCGTGGCGCTCACCAACGGCGGACCCGTGGGTGCCGCCGAGGCGATCACGGCCTCCCTGGCAGACCTCGCGGAGTACGGCGAGGTGACACGCGACTGGGCCGCCGGGTACGGCGCACTCTTCGAGCCCTATCACGCTCCGGTCGGGGACCTGGCCGAGCAGGATCCCCCCGCCGACGCCGCCGCGCCGCAGGACCTGGCGACCTACACGGGCGCCTGGGAGAACGACTACTACGGCGAGGCGGTCGTGAGCGTCGCGGGTGAGACCCTCGTGGCCGAACTGGGCCCGGACGGCGGGTACGTCCTGGAACTCCAGCCGTGGGACGGGGACACCTTCGCGTTCGTCCCCACGGGGGAGAACGCGCCGCTCGGCTCGCTCTCCTCCGCCACCTTCACGGTGCCCGACGGCACCGCCCGCGCGGAGACCATGACCCTGGAGTTCTTCGACGCCACGGGCCTGGGGACCTGGACCCGGGCGAACTGATGCGGGCGGCCTGACCCGGACTCGTCGGCCGTGGCGGCGGCGCCGTCGCCGCGGCCGGCCGCGCGTCAGGCGGTCGGCACCTGCGCGCGGTGCAGCGCCACGATGCCGCCGGTGAGGTTGCGGTAGCCCACCGAGCGCCAGCCCGCCTCGTGCAGCATCGCGCCGACCCCCGCCTGATCGGGCCAGTCGATGATCGACTCCGCGAGGTAGTCGTAGGCCTCCGGCTCCGAGCTCACCGCACGGGAGATCGGCGTCAGGACGCGGTGCAGGTAGAAGCGGTAGAGCGCGCCGAACCAGGCGGCGGGGGGCGTGGAGAACTCACACACGACCAGGCGCCCGCCCGGCTTGGTGACCCGCAGCATCTCCGTCAGGCCCTGCACGGCGGGGTTGACGTTGCGCAGGCCGAAGGAGATGGTCACCGCGTCGAAGGAGTCATCGGCGAAGGGCAGCGCGGTCGCGTCGCCGGCCACGAATGCCAGGTCCGGGCGGCGGCGCTTGCCCTCCAGCACCATCCCGGTGGAGAAGTCGCAGGAGACCACGTCCACGCCACGATCGGCCAGCACGGCACTGGAGGTGCCGGTGCCGGCCGCGAGATCCAGCACCCGCTCGCCGGGCCTGGCGTCG
Protein-coding regions in this window:
- the xylA gene encoding xylose isomerase; the encoded protein is MVRAATPEDKFSFGLWTVAWAGKDQFGDATRADLAPWEYLAPLKEAGAWGVTFHDDDVVPFGAGDSEREEILARFKQTADEVGLVIEMVTTNTFSHPVFKDGGFSANDRAVRRFGLRKVLRNVDLAAELGASTFVMWGGREGTEYDGSKDLHSALERYAEGLDTVAAYIKEKGYDLRIALEPKPNEPRGDIFLPTIGHALGLIAQLENGDIVGLNPETGHEQMAGLNYTHGLAQALWAGKLFHIDLNGQRSIKYDQDLVFGHGDLFSAFFTVDLLENGFPNGGPTYTGPRHFDYKPSRTEGFDGVWASAKANIDTYLMLAEKAKAYREDPRTQAAFEAAGVFEAAQPTLAAGESIADLLADRSAFEDFDADAAGARETNYVALNQLALEHLIG
- a CDS encoding GNAT family N-acetyltransferase: MSAVRPYRPTDDRALARICVLTGDSGGDATGVFDDDLLPELFLLPYLERHPDLAFVLADEEDTPIGYIVGTDDTAAFEAWFAGSWWSQRGATRWPRPAPVRTRSDAMVAYGYSRGQGGADDGVAPVGYPAHLHIDLLPRAQGGGWGRVLIGVLADALRARGCEGLHASASRANPGALAFYPRVGFVPVGGDDAATFGLTLR
- a CDS encoding ATP-binding protein — its product is MPSRSESERHPGPRAEHGQGQDGEALFDLPRDAHVPTRRVILLAGASGSGKSSVARALGLPVARLDDFYYDHDEPGLPRTRGIVDWDDVATWNAEAAVEALAAACFGDRLMAPTYSIPLSRRTGQESIDVTGAPALLAEGIFAAEIARPLRERGLLAGGYYLQQSRHLTAMRRFARDIGENRKPPLDLLRRGAALWRDEPRMVRTWRSCGLHPLPRQGAEEHLAQLIAD
- a CDS encoding serine hydrolase encodes the protein MSSPRATTRIRRTRPALIAACTALLALATACTPEDGESPDPTPSAAPEDATTDGSITGDLTLSDLGPDGDTTVFPGGSAQAAVDQVEQVVDQVLADTGVPGAAVAIVTGDEVLYTGGFGVRDLTTGEPVDAETVFQIASVSKSVGATVVATQVTDGVVSWDDPSHTYLPELELSDAWVSEHVTIGDLYSHRTGLPHAAGDLLEDIGYDRTEILQRLVYQPLNPFRTSYAYANYGTTAGGEAVAHAAGTTWEDLSQDALYDPLGMTSTSSRHVDYEAAANRATLHMYLGDGEFEHVAERDPDPQSPAGGVSSTASDLALWLQLLLNDGVGPQGQELIAPEALQPAITPQSFSAPASVPQARSGSYGYGFNVGVTAGGQPKLSHSGAFVIGTGTSFVVLPGLDVAVVALTNGGPVGAAEAITASLADLAEYGEVTRDWAAGYGALFEPYHAPVGDLAEQDPPADAAAPQDLATYTGAWENDYYGEAVVSVAGETLVAELGPDGGYVLELQPWDGDTFAFVPTGENAPLGSLSSATFTVPDGTARAETMTLEFFDATGLGTWTRAN
- a CDS encoding demethylmenaquinone methyltransferase produces the protein MARAQLDKDPTAVAGMFDGVARRYDITNDVLSLGMDRLWRRATVAAIDARPGERVLDLAAGTGTSSAVLADRGVDVVSCDFSTGMVLEGKRRRPDLAFVAGDATALPFADDSFDAVTISFGLRNVNPAVQGLTEMLRVTKPGGRLVVCEFSTPPAAWFGALYRFYLHRVLTPISRAVSSEPEAYDYLAESIIDWPDQAGVGAMLHEAGWRSVGYRNLTGGIVALHRAQVPTA